The genome window AACAGGATTAAGATTAATATGAACCAAAGAAAAAATATTCTCCAATTTTTCATAATTTTGTCTCCTTTTTAGTAAGACTAAATAGACATAAAATGATTATTTAATTATAAAATATTTTTATAAATCTATTATAGTACAGAAACTTTTATTAAACTATAATAGCAAGAAAGAAATATTAATTAATTTGAATATTTTTGGTAAAAAGGTATAATTAAAATTACATTTTATGAGTAAAGGGAGGAATAATATATGGAAGATGGCAGTCCGTGGATTGCCATAGGTATTGTTGTTTTTCTTATTATTATTAATGGTATTTTGGCTTCAAGTGAGATTTCTTTGATTAGCCTGAAAAAAGTGAAATTAAGAAATAAAATTGAGTCAGGGGATAAAAAAGCAAAATTACTACTTGAAATGAAGCAGAATCCCAGTGATTTTCTCTCTACAATACAGATAGGCATTACCCTTGCAGGATTATTATCAGGTGCATTTGCTGCCGATACCCTGGCTAAGCCATTAATTAAATGGCTTTCAACTTTTGCTATTCCGCAAACCTGGCTTTCTTTTATTGACATATTTATGGTTTTCTTAATAACTATAATTTTGACATATTTTATGCTTGTTTTTGGTGAATTAGTACCAAAAAGACTTGCTATGAGAAACCCCTATAAAATTAGTTCGCGTTTTGTTTCTCCAATTATATTCCTGTCAGTAGTCACAAAACCTCTTGTTCGATTATTATCCATTTCTACTAATTCAGTATTGCGTTTTTTAGGAATAGAGCCTACTCAGGATGAACATATTATGACTGAAGAAGAAATATTGCTTAACCTGAGGGAAGGTAGAGAGCAGGGAACTATTGAAGAAACAGAAGAGCATATAGTCAAAAATCTATTTAAATTTACTGATTCTCTGGTGGAAGATGCCATGGTACATCGAACTGAGATACAGGCAGTTCCTGTAGAATCATCATTTATAGATATAGTGAAAATGATGAAGAAAACATCTCACGGTAAATTTCCTGTTTTTGAAGAAAGTATCGACAAAATAGTGGGTGTTGTGTATAGTAAGGATTTTATCTCTATGTATCCATCAGAAGAAGTAAAAACACCTATTCTAAAGGTAAAAGATATAATGCGTCCCCCATTTTTTGTGCCTGAATCGCACTTGCTGGTTAATCTTTTTAGTGAAATGAAGCAGCATAAGGATTATCTGGCTGTGGTAGTGGATGAGTATGGTGGAACATCCGGAATTATTACCATGACTGATATTTTAGAGGAGATTGTAGGAGATATAGAGAAACCGTATATCGAGATGATACAGAAGATTACCGGTGGTGGATTTCTTGTTGATGGTCGAATAAAAATGAAAGATCTATTGGAGTTTCTCAATATAAGTATCGACACGGACGAAAATAATACTTTGAGTGGTTTTATCATCGATAGCTTAGGATACGTACCCGAAAAAGAAGAATCACCGGAAGTTGAAGTTGAAAGTTATATATTTCGTGTTAAGGAAATGAGCGGTCCGTTAATTCATTCTGTTTATATTAAAAATAAATAATAACATAAATAATCCAGCTGTTTAACTTTACAGGATTATAATAAAACTTGAATAGAATCTACAATAATAACCAAATCAATAATATTTCTGCAACAAATTTATAATAAAAAAATATAAAAATAATTTAACTAAACTCGTAGTATATTTAGTAAAATCAAAATTATTAAAATTTATTTAAAATAAGGATAATCCATCTATTTTTAGGAGGAGATCATTAATATGAAAAATTGTTTGAGTTTTTACGCATAATAAGCTATAAAAGAAAAATATAATTGATATTAATATATAAATTTCGTCCATTAATTATATTTACCTGTTGGTTGTTTTAGTTTATTGAAAAATATTTTTGTAAGCAGTCCATTATAAAGCTAAAAAATTAAGGAGTATATAAAATGAAGAAAAAGATAGTTATTGTTGGA of Atribacterota bacterium contains these proteins:
- a CDS encoding hemolysin family protein produces the protein MEDGSPWIAIGIVVFLIIINGILASSEISLISLKKVKLRNKIESGDKKAKLLLEMKQNPSDFLSTIQIGITLAGLLSGAFAADTLAKPLIKWLSTFAIPQTWLSFIDIFMVFLITIILTYFMLVFGELVPKRLAMRNPYKISSRFVSPIIFLSVVTKPLVRLLSISTNSVLRFLGIEPTQDEHIMTEEEILLNLREGREQGTIEETEEHIVKNLFKFTDSLVEDAMVHRTEIQAVPVESSFIDIVKMMKKTSHGKFPVFEESIDKIVGVVYSKDFISMYPSEEVKTPILKVKDIMRPPFFVPESHLLVNLFSEMKQHKDYLAVVVDEYGGTSGIITMTDILEEIVGDIEKPYIEMIQKITGGGFLVDGRIKMKDLLEFLNISIDTDENNTLSGFIIDSLGYVPEKEESPEVEVESYIFRVKEMSGPLIHSVYIKNK